A single window of Nicotiana tomentosiformis chromosome 1, ASM39032v3, whole genome shotgun sequence DNA harbors:
- the LOC138908962 gene encoding uncharacterized protein — protein MKNHESRSTGSYPFPEVNETNFHQVKRGTGRGPSRGHGRGRGRNSNHDNNNAPKNSPHHQQLKRKEQKHEMVQATNAENGCYRCGGKGHWSRTFRMLKHLVELYQASLKKTEKNVEANFIFEDNLDFMHLDVAVTLYSRKEKQVM, from the coding sequence atgaaaaaccatgaaagtcgATCTACTGGTTCttatccattccctgaagtgaatgagacgaacttccaccaagttAAGCGTGGAACAggtcgtggccccagtcgtggtcatggccgtggtcggggaagaaactctaatcatgataataataatgcaccaaagaactctcctcaccaccagcaattgaaaaggaaggaacaaaagcatgaaatGGTGCAAGCAACAAATGCAGAAAATGgttgctatagatgtggaggaaaagggcactggtcacgtacttTCCGTATGCTAAAGCACCtagttgagctttatcaagcctccctaaagaagacagagaaaaatgttgaagcaaattttatttttgaagataatttagacttcatgcatttggatgtagctgttACTTTATactcccggaaggagaaacaagtcatgtga